TCCGACCGTCGTGTACGGCTACTTCGCGCTGGTGTACATCACGCCCGCCCTCGACACGTTCCTGCCGCTCTCGACGTTCAACGCGCTCTCCGCGTCGATCGTCGTCGGGATCATGATCGTCCCGATGGTGTCCTCCATCAGCGAGGACGCGATGAGCGCGGTGCCGGACTCGCTCCGGGAGGCGGGCTACGGGATGGGAGCGACCAAGTTCGAGGTGTCGACCGGGATCGTGGTCCCCGCGGCGGTGTCGGGGATCTTCTCCTCGTTCATCCTCGCGCTCTCCCGTGCGATCGGCGAGACGATGATCGTCACGGTCGCGGCGGGGATGACGCCCCAGATGGTGACGCCGGGGAACATCGACACGGTGATGTTCGAGTCGATCCAGACGATGACGGCGGCGATGATCCAGCTCGGCCTGAGCGACGTGCCGAGCGGGTCGACCTCGTACCAGGCGCTGTTCGCCATCGGACTGACGCTGTTCGCCGTCACCTTCATCATGAACCTGCTAAGCAACTGGGTGGCCGCGCGCTACCGGGAGGAGTACCGATGACCGAACGCCACTCGCGACCGGAGGTGGTCGCCTGATGGCCGCCGAACGCGACGACGCGAGCTGGTTCGGTTCCTCGAACACGACCGGCTACTGGAAGGGGCGGCTGTTCGAGTTCGGCTGTCTCGCCGCGACGCTGTTCGGGATCCTGATGGTCCTCGCGCTGCTGGCGTACGTGTTCATCGACGCGTTCGCGCTGTTCGAACCCCAACCGGCGTGGCTCGACATCGGCTTCCTCACGAGCGCCCACTCGCGGTTCCCGGAGCGGGCGGGCATCTTCCCCGCGCTGGTCGGGTCGGTGATGATGATGCTCGTGATCGCGCTGTCGGCGTTCCCCGTCGGCGTCGGCGCGGCCATCTACCTGGAGGAGTACGCGCCGGACAACCGGATCACGTCGCTCATCGAGGTGAACATCGGAAACCTCGCCGGCGTTCCCTCCGTCGTGTACGGACTGCTCGGCCTGGCGGTGTTCGTCCGCTTCGGCGGGCTGGGCAGCGGGACGGTCGTCGTCGGCGGGTTCACCGTCGGCCTGCTCATCCTCCCCATCGTCATCATCTCGGCGCAGGAGGCGATCCGCGGCGTGCCCGATTCGATGCGGCAGGCGTCCTACGGGATGGGCGCGACGCGCTGGCAGACGGTCCGGCGGGTCGTCCTCCCCGAGGCGCTGCCGGGCATCCTCACCGGCACGATCCTCGCGCTCGGCCGGGCGATCGGGGAGACGGCACCGCTGATCATGGTCGGCGTCGCGACGACCGTGTTCAGCCCGCCGAGCGGCTTCTTCGACAGGTTCAGCGCAATGCCGATGCAGATCTACTCGTGGGTCGAGTACCCCTCCGAGGCGTTCCAGTACGGCGTAATGGCGGCCGGCGTCGTCACCCTGCTGGTGATCCTGCTGGCGATGAACGCGAGCGCGATACTCATCCGGAACCGATACGAGCGGCGATAACCACCCATGTCACAGGAACAATCAACGAACGCCGACCCCGACTCCGACGACGACGCGATCATCTCGCCGAGTCCCGGGTCCGAGGCGGTCGGCACCGATGGGCGAACCGACGCGGCACAGAACACCCGAACGGTCATCGAATCGCGCGACTTGAGCGTCTTCTACGGCGACGAGCGGGCGCTTCAGGACATCGACATCGACATCCCGGCCGAGCAGGTGACGGCGATCATCGGCCCCTCTGGCTGCGGGAAGTCGACGTTCCTGCGGTGTATCAACCGCATGAACGACCTCGTCGACTCGGCCCGGATCGAGGGCGACCTGCTGTTCGAGGGGAAGAACGTGTACGACGACGACGTCGACCCCGTCGTCCTCCGGCGGCGGATCGGGATGGTGTTTCAGGCACCGAACCCGTTCCCCAAGAGCATCTACGACAACGTCGCCTACGGCCTCCGGCTGCAGGACGACACCGACAACCTCGACGAGCGCGTCGAGACCGCGCTCAGGCGGGCGGCGCTGTGGGGCGAGGTCAAGGACCGACTCGACGAGAGCGCGCTGGACCTCTCGGGCGGCCAGCAACAGCGCCTCTGCATCGCGCGGGCCATCGCGCCCGACCCGGACGTGCTCCTGATGGACGAGCCGGCGAGCGCGCTGGACCCCGTCGCCACCTCCCAGATCGAGGACCTCATCGACGAACTGGCCGAGGAGTACACCGTCGTCATCGTCACGCACAACATGCAGCAGGCGGCCCGCATCTCCGACAAGACGGCCGTGTTCCTCACCGGCGGCGAACTCGTCGAGTTCGACGACACGAACAAAGTGTTCGAGAACCCGGAACACCAGCGCGTCGAAGACTACATCACGGGGAAGTTCGGATAGGTCCGTATGGCCCGGAAGAACTATCAGGAGCAACTCGACGAGCTGGAAGAGGACGTCCTCTACATGAGCGAGGTCGTCCTCGAACGCCTGCGCAAGTCCCTCGACGCCCTCGAACAGAAGGACGAGGACATGGCCTGGGAGGTCATCGACGGCGACGACGAAATAAACCGGATGTACCTGAACCTTGAGCAGGACTGCATCGACCTGCTCGCGCTCCAGCAGCCGGTCGCCAGCGACCTCCGCTTCATCGCCGCGACGTTCAAGATCATCACCGACCTCGAACGCGTCGGCGACCTGGCGACCAACATCGGCGAGTACACGCTCGACGCGAACCAGGACGTGTTCCCCGAGGTCGACGTCCAGGAGATCGGGACCGTCACGATGGACATGCTGGAGGAGTCGATGGACGCCTACGCCAGCGAGGACACCGAGCTGTGCCGAGAGATCGCGGCTGCCGACGACGACCTCGACGCGCTCTGTGAGCGGGCCAGCGAGACGGTCGTCCGCGACCTGATCGAGCGCGAACTCGACTCCGTCGAGGACGGCGACGTCGAGCGCCTCCTGCAGGACGTGTCGCGGCTGCTGCTCACCATCCGCGACCTCGAACGCGTCGGGGACCACGCGGTCAACATCTGCGCCCGGACGCTGTACATGGTCGAGAACGACGACGAACTGATCTACTGATTACGCCGCATCGTCGGGGACCGCCGCTTTCTCGAACCGCCACGTCGTCTCCGAGCGCCACGTCGGGGCGTCGACCCCAGGCAGCGTCCGGAGGCGCGACCTGACCATCGACCACCAGGCGTCGGCGTCGTCGTACCCCGCGGAGTGGGCCGGAAACAGTTCCGCGGCGAACGTCGACTCCTCGACCGGCGCTTCGGCCGCGAGGAGGTCGTAGGCCGCGCGGACGGCGGTGCGCCGCCAGTCCCGCATCATGTCGCTCGTCCCCGGCACGTCGAGTTCCGCGATGGCGTCGGCGGGCGACTGGCCGCCCGGGTCGTCGTCGGGACCGAACGCCGTCACCGGCCGGAACCAGAGCGTCACGTCCCCGTCGACGGTCTTTCGCCGAACGCGGCCCTCGTCGACGAGTCTCGACAGTTCCGCCCGGGCGGTCTGCTCGGAGACGCCCGCCTCGTCCGCGACCGTCGCGGCGGTCACCGGCGTCGCCCCCTCGA
This sequence is a window from Halostella salina. Protein-coding genes within it:
- the pstC gene encoding phosphate ABC transporter permease subunit PstC, whose translation is MSENRGSVDLTAGESVRSTKERAIRGLFFACAALSVLVTAGIIATLLFDALDFFTQVSPAAFYTGTNWSPEIRPYSYGVLPLLTNTLLVTVLSALVALPIGVAAAIYLSEYASTRIRSVIKPALEILAGIPTVVYGYFALVYITPALDTFLPLSTFNALSASIVVGIMIVPMVSSISEDAMSAVPDSLREAGYGMGATKFEVSTGIVVPAAVSGIFSSFILALSRAIGETMIVTVAAGMTPQMVTPGNIDTVMFESIQTMTAAMIQLGLSDVPSGSTSYQALFAIGLTLFAVTFIMNLLSNWVAARYREEYR
- the pstA gene encoding phosphate ABC transporter permease PstA, which encodes MAAERDDASWFGSSNTTGYWKGRLFEFGCLAATLFGILMVLALLAYVFIDAFALFEPQPAWLDIGFLTSAHSRFPERAGIFPALVGSVMMMLVIALSAFPVGVGAAIYLEEYAPDNRITSLIEVNIGNLAGVPSVVYGLLGLAVFVRFGGLGSGTVVVGGFTVGLLILPIVIISAQEAIRGVPDSMRQASYGMGATRWQTVRRVVLPEALPGILTGTILALGRAIGETAPLIMVGVATTVFSPPSGFFDRFSAMPMQIYSWVEYPSEAFQYGVMAAGVVTLLVILLAMNASAILIRNRYERR
- the pstB gene encoding phosphate ABC transporter ATP-binding protein PstB encodes the protein MSQEQSTNADPDSDDDAIISPSPGSEAVGTDGRTDAAQNTRTVIESRDLSVFYGDERALQDIDIDIPAEQVTAIIGPSGCGKSTFLRCINRMNDLVDSARIEGDLLFEGKNVYDDDVDPVVLRRRIGMVFQAPNPFPKSIYDNVAYGLRLQDDTDNLDERVETALRRAALWGEVKDRLDESALDLSGGQQQRLCIARAIAPDPDVLLMDEPASALDPVATSQIEDLIDELAEEYTVVIVTHNMQQAARISDKTAVFLTGGELVEFDDTNKVFENPEHQRVEDYITGKFG
- the phoU gene encoding phosphate signaling complex protein PhoU codes for the protein MARKNYQEQLDELEEDVLYMSEVVLERLRKSLDALEQKDEDMAWEVIDGDDEINRMYLNLEQDCIDLLALQQPVASDLRFIAATFKIITDLERVGDLATNIGEYTLDANQDVFPEVDVQEIGTVTMDMLEESMDAYASEDTELCREIAAADDDLDALCERASETVVRDLIERELDSVEDGDVERLLQDVSRLLLTIRDLERVGDHAVNICARTLYMVENDDELIY
- a CDS encoding DUF7342 family protein, which codes for MSGEDERQWGYVEGVSEDRLLGAFEGATPVTAATVADEAGVSEQTARAELSRLVDEGRVRRKTVDGDVTLWFRPVTAFGPDDDPGGQSPADAIAELDVPGTSDMMRDWRRTAVRAAYDLLAAEAPVEESTFAAELFPAHSAGYDDADAWWSMVRSRLRTLPGVDAPTWRSETTWRFEKAAVPDDAA